Proteins encoded together in one Lathyrus oleraceus cultivar Zhongwan6 chromosome 5, CAAS_Psat_ZW6_1.0, whole genome shotgun sequence window:
- the LOC127083736 gene encoding aldehyde oxidase GLOX has protein sequence MFLSYTKTMIITILFFLFCVGLCNGANHKTPLQGRKGQWQLLLNNTGVVGMHTALTYKNTVIMFDQTGGGQSRYKLRKRFNGTSCRTNNNNDLTDSTCYAHSVEYDINANRIRPLRLETDPWCSSGSFLSNGTLLQTGGYHQGAKRVRFYRPCGNNQHCDWIQSKKSLSDERWYASSQILPEHDRVVLVGGRRVFTYEFVPKSSPNEKSFELPFLHQTNDRNSDGNNLYPFTHLSSDGNLFVFANRDSILLNLRHNRVIKTFPQIPGNGSRNYPSSGSSVLLPLDHKDRFQKAEVMVCGGSSTGALNAAKSKRFISGLRSCGRMVITGNKHTWEMEYMPKPRLLHDMLILPTGNILIINGAKHGCAGYDNARNSSLEPYLYTPKKKLGKRFTVLKKTMIARMYHSSATLLPDGRVLVAGSNPHGRYTFQNVAYPTELRLQAFVPHYMEKRYHTWRPSNLTIEKHAVGYGKEFNVTFLLDRRPSDEVRFSVYSPPFTTHAFAMNQRMLNLRCRRMVRSKEGRVEAVVEAPPSSVVAPSGYYLLTVVNGGIPSMSQWIQFAHA, from the coding sequence ATGTTTCTGTCTTACACTAAAACCATGATCATTACTATCCTATTCTTCttgttttgtgttgggttatgCAATGGTGCCAATCATAAAACACCCTTGCAAGGTAGAAAAGGACAGTGGCAACTGCTTCTCAACAACACAGGCGTTGTTGGTATGCATACGGCATTAACCTACAAAAACACTGTCATAATGTTTGATCAAACTGGAGGAGGCCAATCTAGATACAAGCTTCGAAAGCGATTCAACGGAACATCGTGTAGAACAAACAACAACAACGATTTAACCGATTCAACATGCTATGCTCATTCTGTTGAGTATGATATCAATGCCAATAGAATAAGACCTTTGAGGCTTGAAACTGATCCTTGGTGTTCCTCGGGTTCTTTTCTAAGCAATGGAACACTTCTACAAACAGGAGGCTATCATCAAGGTGCTAAGAGGGTTAGATTCTATAGGCCTTGTGGGAATAATCAACATTGTGATTGGATACAATCGAAGAAATCTCTATCTGATGAAAGGTGGTATGCTTCTAGTCAGATTCTACCAGAACATGACAGAGTTGTTCTTGTTGGTGGAAGACGAGTTTTCACTTACGAATTTGTCCCGAAAAGTAGTCCTAATGAAAAATCTTTCGAACTTCCGTTTCTGCATCAAACCAATGACAGAAACTCAGATGGAAACAATTTATATcccttcactcacctttcatccGACGGAAACTTGTTCGTCTTCGCCAACCGCGATTCCATTTTACTCAACTTGAGACACAATAGAGTAATCAAAACATTCCCTCAGATTCCAGGAAACGGGTCGAGAAACTACCCGAGTTCAGGATCATCCGTGTTACTCCCATTAGACCATAAAGACAGGTTCCAGAAAGCTGAAGTTATGGTATGTGGAGGTTCATCCACAGGAGCACTCAATGCTGCTAAAAGCAAAAGGTTCATTTCAGGTTTAAGATCATGTGGGAGAATGGTGATCACAGGAAACAAGCACACATGGGAAATGGAGTACATGCCAAAACCACGTCTCTTACACGACATGTTGATTCTACCTACAGGTAACATCTTGATTATAAATGGTGCTAAACATGGTTGTGCAGGATATGACAATGCGAGAAACTCTTCGCTCGAGCCTTATCTTTATACTCCAAAGAAAAAACTCGGAAAAAGGTTTACTGTCCTTAAGAAAACAATGATAGCGAGAATGTATCATTCATCTGCAACTCTTCTACCTGATGGAAGAGTATTAGTTGCTGGTAGTAACCCACATGGAAGATACACTTTTCAAAATGTAGCATACCCAACAGAACTTAGGCTTCAAGCATTTGTTCCACATTACATGGAAAAGAGGTATCATACTTGGAGGCCAAGTAACCTGACCATAGAAAAGCATGCAGTTGGGTATGGTAAAGAGTTCAATGTGACTTTTTTGTTGGATAGAAGGCCAAGTGATGAGGTGAGGTTCAGTGTTTATTCGCCGCCGTTTACTACTCACGCGTTTGCGATGAATCAAAGGATGTTGAATCTGAGGTGCAGGAGAATGGTGAGAAGTAAAGAGGGGAGGGTGGAAGCAGTGGTGGAAGCTCCACCATCTTCTGTTGTTGCACCTTCTGGTTATTACTTGCTCACGGTTGTGAATGGAGGAATTCCAAGCATGTCTCAGTGGATTCAGTTTGCACATGCCTAG